From the genome of Triticum aestivum cultivar Chinese Spring chromosome 3B, IWGSC CS RefSeq v2.1, whole genome shotgun sequence, one region includes:
- the LOC123068534 gene encoding probable pectin methylesterase CGR2 isoform X1: MSRRAVNPGRRGSDGGLPTVASLLHHKSRSPSVLTMALLALGVIILIVYFNSGSGGLQIPSFGVTVTSRESVSRAEGSCTSEVIQALPYLKKAYGSAMQKVLHVGPDSCTVVSNLLKEGKEAWGVEPYDLDDADSSCKSLVRKGFVRLSDIKFSLPYRPDSFNLVVVSDALDYLTPRYLNKTLPDLARVSTDGLVIFTGNPGQQKAKVSELPKFGRPAKLRSNSWWTRYFIQTGLTENEGPLKKFEQAASKGNYEPDCQIFHLNS; this comes from the exons ATGTCGAGGAGGGCGGTGAACCCCGGCCGCCGGGGCTCGGACGGGGGCTTGCCCACCGTCGCCAGCCTTCTCCACCACAAGTCGCGCTCGCCCTCCGTGCTCACCATGGCACTGCTCGCCCTG gGAGTGATTATTCTCATCGTCTACTTCAACAGCGGCTCAGGTGGGTTGCAAATTCCCAGCTTCG GTGTAACTGTTACGAGCAGAGAATCTGTGAGCAGAGCTGAAG GTTCTTGCACATCAGAAGTTATCCAGGCACTTCCTTATCTTAAAAAGGCGTATGGCAGTGCTATGCAGAAGGTTCTCCATGTAGGCCCAGATAGTTGTACAGTAGTTTCTAACTTGTTGAAAGAAGGGAAGGAAGCATGGGGAGTGGAGCCTTATGATTTGGATGATGCTGATAGTAGCTGCAAAAGCCTTGTGCGCAAGGGCTTTGTCCGTTTGTCTGATATCAAGTTCTCTCTTCCATACCGCCCAGATTCTTTTAACCTTGTTGTCGTGTCAGATGCTTTGGATTATCTGACCCCAAGGTATCTGAACAAAACACTTCCTGATTTAGCAAGGGTCTCCACCGATGGCCTTGTTATCTTTACTG GCAATCCAGGACAGCAGAAGGCTAAAGTTTCCGAGCTTCCGAAATTTGGAAGACCG GCAAAGTTGCGTAGTAATTCGTGGTGGACGCGCTACTTTATCCAGACAGGCTTGACAGAGAACGAAGGGCCATTGAAGAAGTTTGAGCAGGCGGCTTCCAAGGGCAACTACGAACCGGACTGTCAAATCTTCCACCTCAACTCATAG
- the LOC123068534 gene encoding probable pectin methylesterase CGR2 isoform X2, which translates to MSRRAVNPGRRGSDGGLPTVASLLHHKSRSPSVLTMALLALGVIILIVYFNSGSGVTVTSRESVSRAEGSCTSEVIQALPYLKKAYGSAMQKVLHVGPDSCTVVSNLLKEGKEAWGVEPYDLDDADSSCKSLVRKGFVRLSDIKFSLPYRPDSFNLVVVSDALDYLTPRYLNKTLPDLARVSTDGLVIFTGNPGQQKAKVSELPKFGRPAKLRSNSWWTRYFIQTGLTENEGPLKKFEQAASKGNYEPDCQIFHLNS; encoded by the exons ATGTCGAGGAGGGCGGTGAACCCCGGCCGCCGGGGCTCGGACGGGGGCTTGCCCACCGTCGCCAGCCTTCTCCACCACAAGTCGCGCTCGCCCTCCGTGCTCACCATGGCACTGCTCGCCCTG gGAGTGATTATTCTCATCGTCTACTTCAACAGCGGCTCAG GTGTAACTGTTACGAGCAGAGAATCTGTGAGCAGAGCTGAAG GTTCTTGCACATCAGAAGTTATCCAGGCACTTCCTTATCTTAAAAAGGCGTATGGCAGTGCTATGCAGAAGGTTCTCCATGTAGGCCCAGATAGTTGTACAGTAGTTTCTAACTTGTTGAAAGAAGGGAAGGAAGCATGGGGAGTGGAGCCTTATGATTTGGATGATGCTGATAGTAGCTGCAAAAGCCTTGTGCGCAAGGGCTTTGTCCGTTTGTCTGATATCAAGTTCTCTCTTCCATACCGCCCAGATTCTTTTAACCTTGTTGTCGTGTCAGATGCTTTGGATTATCTGACCCCAAGGTATCTGAACAAAACACTTCCTGATTTAGCAAGGGTCTCCACCGATGGCCTTGTTATCTTTACTG GCAATCCAGGACAGCAGAAGGCTAAAGTTTCCGAGCTTCCGAAATTTGGAAGACCG GCAAAGTTGCGTAGTAATTCGTGGTGGACGCGCTACTTTATCCAGACAGGCTTGACAGAGAACGAAGGGCCATTGAAGAAGTTTGAGCAGGCGGCTTCCAAGGGCAACTACGAACCGGACTGTCAAATCTTCCACCTCAACTCATAG